Proteins from a genomic interval of Paenibacillus sp. FSL H8-0048:
- a CDS encoding extracellular solute-binding protein, protein MRKSYATLLAVVLALSTLVGCGKADNASPGANGESNASSPNAEKANSSEVVKIKYVVPGTEPKDYQKVFQKVNEKLAADGVGVAVEKIFIPWDAWDQKLNLMLSTGEEFDLFHVMQDRTPFSNYYTRGALADISEEIEKYGANLKKNIPEDIFSGATIGGKYYIVPSYWVEMASEGQFNIRRDILRENNLQEPTTPAELISAWEAVMKNWKGKNKPYLGTRADFDPINLHTSILHRTYDTFPFTVKDKFFYVNQNGEVKSWIETDEFKKDAAFMHELYTKGITNPDILVMKQEQVDAQLDSGEWFVRLGTGGSLNGLQKYNPDATVDDIGVVWFNPEKEYLRPLSFKNGNAVPANIKHPEAAVKFMDWMLASQDNYDLVQYGIEGEHYTKDGDKGLKPIKDPNNNNNPRYRGSDSQNGNVNFMRFDPESSIPENNKVLFEPNQSAVNSIAANFIFDPTNVRTEYTNILSEASASITPIYMGVLDYDKAFPEALDKMKKAGLDQVVAEYQKQFQEYKSSLH, encoded by the coding sequence AACCCTGTTAGCTGTGGTGCTTGCCCTGTCCACCCTGGTTGGGTGCGGCAAGGCCGATAATGCCAGCCCTGGCGCAAATGGAGAAAGCAATGCTTCATCCCCGAATGCAGAGAAGGCTAATAGCTCTGAGGTCGTCAAGATCAAATACGTGGTTCCCGGGACCGAGCCTAAGGATTACCAAAAGGTGTTCCAGAAGGTCAATGAGAAGCTGGCTGCAGACGGTGTCGGCGTTGCCGTAGAGAAAATCTTCATCCCCTGGGATGCTTGGGACCAGAAGCTGAACCTGATGCTGTCCACCGGTGAAGAGTTCGATCTGTTTCATGTCATGCAGGACCGCACTCCTTTTTCCAATTACTATACCCGGGGTGCACTGGCAGATATCTCGGAAGAGATTGAGAAGTACGGAGCTAACCTGAAAAAGAATATTCCGGAGGATATCTTTAGCGGCGCAACCATCGGCGGGAAATATTATATCGTCCCCTCCTACTGGGTTGAAATGGCCAGCGAGGGCCAGTTCAATATCCGCCGCGACATTCTCCGCGAGAACAATTTGCAGGAGCCCACAACTCCGGCTGAGCTGATCAGCGCCTGGGAAGCGGTGATGAAGAACTGGAAGGGAAAGAACAAGCCTTACTTAGGCACCCGGGCCGATTTTGACCCGATCAATCTGCATACCTCCATCCTGCACCGGACCTATGACACCTTCCCGTTCACCGTTAAGGATAAGTTCTTCTATGTCAACCAGAACGGAGAAGTCAAATCCTGGATTGAAACCGACGAATTCAAAAAGGATGCCGCCTTCATGCACGAGCTGTACACCAAGGGAATTACGAATCCTGACATCCTGGTCATGAAGCAGGAGCAGGTAGATGCCCAGCTCGACAGCGGGGAGTGGTTCGTGCGCCTGGGAACCGGCGGAAGCTTGAACGGACTCCAGAAGTACAACCCGGATGCTACGGTAGACGATATCGGAGTGGTGTGGTTTAACCCGGAAAAAGAGTATCTGCGTCCCCTCTCCTTCAAGAACGGAAATGCCGTGCCGGCGAACATTAAGCATCCCGAGGCCGCCGTTAAATTTATGGATTGGATGCTGGCCAGCCAGGATAACTATGACCTGGTTCAATATGGCATCGAGGGTGAGCACTACACCAAAGATGGCGACAAAGGCTTAAAGCCGATCAAAGACCCGAACAACAATAATAATCCGCGGTACAGAGGCTCTGATTCGCAGAACGGCAATGTGAACTTTATGCGCTTTGACCCGGAGAGCAGTATTCCTGAGAATAACAAGGTCTTATTCGAGCCTAATCAGAGTGCAGTCAATAGTATTGCAGCCAATTTTATTTTTGACCCGACGAATGTAAGAACCGAATACACCAATATTCTCTCCGAAGCTTCAGCCAGCATCACGCCAATTTATATGGGGGTGCTGGACTATGACAAGGCCTTCCCCGAAGCGCTGGATAAAATGAAGAAGGCGGGTCTGGACCAGGTTGTTGCGGAATACCAAAAGCAGTTTCAGGAATATAAATCTTCTCTTCACTAA